A portion of the uncultured Bacteroides sp. genome contains these proteins:
- a CDS encoding alanine-zipper protein, whose protein sequence is MRHVATGQITLLDSNDYLSTGLTAPSNPVAGVTLWVDTSVTPNQLKKWSGTVWEIVSDAQAAIEKAKQDAINDAAGKYVANSTFSSNVTQLSDRINAKVSQTDFNALGTRVGSAESKITQQSALISAKAEKTDLNALSTRVSSAEAKITSDAINLTVKSQITTAVDGVQVGGRNLLKGTKDFSGSSSIGWLTSDTYNGFSIIHGSYSGDMYADICVWYGAITPESNTEYTLSFWCKGTGGFVSYFYPSCAVSGYNSAGNSTTAGDGSIATTLTSDWKRVWIAWKTGTITEVKNVLVCRILNGNEAYVCGVKFEKGNKATDWTPAPEDVDASIALRPTTSEIKAGISITSGGISVFGQALSFAGKVTFSSLDSDSQGRITTAQSTASSAASAANTAQGTANTANSTANSALSSADTANSGLSTLKNSLGGLAYLSAVSLAKLDSTIVEGGYIKTSLIDADTIMTTSLLATKIAATDISTSKLTVNDGARIGDLYIYSGGLCTSPQGLILTATPFLYLNKNGLIVNSTNLQPSYSYINRTEVSAGQITIKCATTGTWNVTNPGLQIEVSGNSDNTAINILAGYISGLRLRTLTVRTSQTLSVSDGIIISEADSEITLTLPSNPGIGKMYFIRKNGGGRIWVNGSYIINDGDWYRERSTSVQLNRGCFAIFMYNGTYWTYNTFNG, encoded by the coding sequence ATGAGACACGTAGCCACCGGACAAATAACGCTATTGGATAGCAATGATTACCTTTCCACGGGTTTGACGGCACCGTCGAACCCTGTGGCTGGTGTCACGTTGTGGGTGGATACATCCGTTACGCCCAACCAATTAAAGAAATGGAGCGGTACGGTTTGGGAGATTGTGAGCGATGCGCAGGCTGCCATTGAGAAAGCCAAGCAGGACGCCATTAATGACGCCGCCGGAAAGTATGTGGCTAATTCCACATTCAGTTCGAATGTCACTCAACTATCGGACCGTATTAACGCCAAGGTTTCGCAAACAGATTTCAATGCCCTCGGAACCCGTGTGGGGAGTGCGGAGAGCAAGATCACCCAACAATCCGCTTTGATATCCGCCAAGGCCGAGAAAACGGATTTGAACGCTTTGAGCACAAGGGTTTCGAGTGCCGAAGCGAAGATAACTTCCGATGCTATTAACCTGACGGTTAAAAGTCAGATTACAACGGCAGTGGATGGTGTGCAGGTTGGCGGACGAAACTTGCTAAAAGGTACAAAAGATTTTAGTGGAAGTTCGAGCATCGGATGGCTGACATCGGATACATACAACGGGTTCAGTATTATTCATGGCAGTTATTCAGGAGATATGTATGCGGATATTTGCGTATGGTATGGTGCTATAACACCTGAATCAAATACGGAATACACTTTATCTTTTTGGTGCAAAGGTACTGGTGGTTTCGTTAGTTATTTTTATCCCTCCTGTGCCGTTTCCGGATATAATTCGGCAGGAAATTCAACTACAGCTGGCGACGGATCAATAGCCACAACGTTAACATCTGATTGGAAGCGTGTCTGGATTGCATGGAAAACCGGGACAATAACCGAAGTAAAAAATGTATTGGTCTGTAGAATTCTTAATGGCAATGAAGCGTATGTCTGTGGAGTAAAGTTTGAAAAAGGCAACAAGGCTACCGATTGGACACCCGCTCCTGAAGATGTGGATGCAAGCATCGCTCTTCGCCCGACAACAAGCGAAATAAAAGCAGGCATTAGTATCACATCTGGCGGCATATCCGTGTTCGGTCAAGCACTTAGTTTTGCCGGGAAAGTGACTTTCAGCTCATTGGATAGTGATTCACAGGGGCGAATAACTACCGCTCAGTCAACGGCAAGCAGTGCAGCCTCTGCCGCTAACACGGCACAGGGTACGGCCAATACGGCAAACTCGACGGCAAACAGTGCTTTGTCTAGTGCCGATACAGCCAATAGCGGATTAAGCACTTTAAAAAACTCTTTGGGTGGTTTGGCTTACCTCAGTGCCGTTTCGTTGGCCAAGCTTGACAGTACAATTGTTGAAGGCGGTTATATCAAAACATCTCTGATTGATGCGGACACTATAATGACCACATCGCTTTTAGCCACTAAGATAGCCGCCACGGATATTTCTACTAGTAAACTTACTGTAAATGATGGTGCAAGAATAGGTGATTTATATATATACAGTGGCGGACTGTGTACTAGTCCACAGGGTTTAATCCTTACGGCAACACCTTTCTTATATCTGAATAAAAATGGTTTGATTGTTAACTCCACTAATTTACAACCCAGCTATTCATATATTAATAGAACAGAGGTTTCCGCAGGTCAAATTACAATTAAATGCGCAACAACGGGTACTTGGAATGTCACAAATCCCGGTTTACAGATTGAAGTAAGTGGAAACAGTGATAATACCGCAATAAATATTTTAGCAGGATATATATCAGGATTGCGGCTAAGAACACTTACGGTTAGGACTTCTCAAACATTGTCTGTATCAGATGGCATCATCATATCAGAAGCAGATAGTGAAATAACTCTAACTCTTCCATCTAACCCCGGCATCGGCAAAATGTATTTTATAAGAAAAAACGGAGGCGGCAGAATATGGGTAAATGGCAGTTATATAATCAATGATGGAGACTGGTATCGTGAAAGGTCTACAAGCGTACAACTAAATAGGGGTTGTTTTGCCATATTCATGTATAATGGCACTTATTGGACATACAATACTTTTAATGGTTAA
- a CDS encoding altronate dehydratase family protein, which produces METKYLQINPADNVAVAIVNLSAGENLSINGTQVTLHEDIPAGHKFALKDFAEGEDIIKYGYPIGHAITAKSQGDWMNENSIKTNLAGLLDYTYNPAQVSLDIPKKDLTFKGYRRKNGDVGIRNEIWIIPTVGCVNGTIAQLAESMRRETEGKGVDAIVAYPHNYGCSQLGDDHENTRKILRDMVLHPNAGAVLVVGLGCENNQPDAFREFLGDYDTDRVSFLVTQKVGDEYEEGMALLRELYAKASTDRRVDVPLSELRVGLKCGGSDGFSGITANPLLGMFSDFLIAQGGTSVLTEVPEMFGAETILMNRCENKDLFNQTVHLINDFKEYFLSHGEPVGENPSPGNKAGGISTLEEKALGCTQKCGKSYVSGVLPYGERLKVKGLTLLSAPGNDLVASTALASCGCHMVLFTTGRGTPFGTYVPTMKISTNTGLSQRKPGWIDFNAGIIVDSEPMEKTCERFIDYIVKVASGELVNNEKKGFREIAIFKTGVTL; this is translated from the coding sequence ATGGAAACAAAGTACTTACAGATTAATCCGGCCGACAATGTGGCTGTGGCAATCGTTAACCTATCGGCAGGAGAAAACCTCTCGATAAACGGAACGCAAGTCACCCTACATGAAGACATTCCAGCCGGACATAAATTTGCCTTGAAAGATTTCGCAGAAGGAGAAGACATTATTAAATACGGTTATCCCATCGGACATGCCATTACAGCAAAGAGTCAAGGGGACTGGATGAATGAAAACAGCATAAAAACGAACCTTGCCGGATTACTGGATTATACCTATAACCCTGCGCAAGTATCTCTTGACATTCCTAAAAAAGACCTAACCTTTAAAGGATATCGTCGCAAGAATGGTGATGTTGGTATTCGTAACGAGATATGGATCATCCCTACTGTGGGTTGTGTAAACGGCACCATCGCTCAGCTTGCTGAAAGCATGCGTCGTGAAACGGAAGGTAAAGGAGTGGATGCTATCGTGGCTTATCCACACAACTACGGTTGCTCACAACTAGGAGACGACCACGAAAACACCCGTAAGATTCTGCGCGACATGGTGTTACACCCCAATGCAGGTGCAGTGTTAGTGGTAGGTTTGGGATGCGAGAATAATCAACCGGATGCTTTCCGCGAATTTCTTGGCGATTATGACACAGACAGGGTTTCATTCTTGGTTACACAAAAAGTAGGCGATGAATACGAAGAGGGAATGGCACTTCTGCGTGAATTATACGCCAAAGCATCTACAGACAGACGTGTCGATGTTCCCTTATCAGAGCTGCGTGTAGGACTGAAATGTGGTGGTTCAGACGGATTTTCGGGTATCACAGCAAATCCTTTATTGGGCATGTTCTCTGACTTCCTTATTGCACAAGGAGGAACAAGCGTATTGACAGAAGTTCCTGAAATGTTTGGTGCCGAGACGATCTTAATGAATCGTTGTGAAAATAAAGATTTATTCAATCAAACGGTACACCTCATTAATGACTTTAAAGAATACTTCCTTTCGCATGGCGAACCGGTAGGTGAGAATCCTTCTCCGGGAAACAAAGCGGGAGGTATCTCTACGCTGGAAGAAAAAGCACTGGGTTGCACACAAAAATGCGGGAAAAGCTATGTATCAGGGGTATTGCCTTACGGTGAACGCCTCAAAGTGAAAGGCCTTACATTACTTTCAGCACCCGGCAATGACTTGGTAGCCTCTACCGCCCTAGCCTCTTGCGGTTGCCACATGGTGCTATTCACTACCGGACGTGGTACGCCATTCGGAACCTATGTACCTACAATGAAGATATCCACCAACACCGGCCTTTCACAAAGAAAACCGGGATGGATTGACTTTAATGCGGGGATCATTGTAGACAGCGAGCCGATGGAAAAAACGTGCGAACGCTTCATTGATTACATTGTCAAAGTAGCCAGTGGCGAATTAGTAAATAACGAGAAGAAAGGATTCCGCGAAATAGCGATCTTCAAAACAGGCGTTACACTATAA
- a CDS encoding putative peptidoglycan-binding domain-containing protein, producing MANVEKLIPHLIRWEAGCIAKVGELNESLFERAKKTGFSNDPVDTGGATMIGVTLATYEMYCRKKGYPRPTVLSLRNISYPHWRDIVKSIFWDRWQADKINNQSIADILVDWVWASGSYGITIPQRVLEVQSDGTVGLKTLEAVNSSNQEALFNQIITARKKYIDDIIRNRPANARFKTGWLNRINSFKYV from the coding sequence ATGGCTAATGTGGAAAAACTCATCCCTCATTTAATAAGATGGGAAGCCGGGTGTATTGCCAAGGTGGGGGAATTGAACGAATCTCTATTTGAGAGGGCTAAAAAAACAGGGTTCTCCAATGATCCTGTTGATACGGGAGGTGCCACCATGATAGGTGTTACACTGGCAACTTATGAAATGTATTGCAGAAAAAAAGGTTATCCCAGACCAACGGTATTATCACTTAGGAACATTTCATATCCTCATTGGCGGGATATCGTTAAATCAATCTTCTGGGACAGATGGCAGGCAGACAAAATCAACAATCAGTCAATCGCTGATATCTTAGTGGATTGGGTGTGGGCTTCCGGATCGTACGGCATTACAATACCTCAGAGAGTATTAGAGGTTCAATCGGATGGAACTGTCGGGCTTAAAACGCTGGAAGCTGTCAACTCCTCCAATCAGGAAGCTTTGTTTAATCAGATCATAACTGCCCGTAAAAAGTATATTGATGACATTATCAGGAACCGCCCTGCAAATGCCAGGTTTAAAACAGGTTGGCTTAATCGGATTAATTCATTCAAATACGTATGA
- a CDS encoding PhzF family phenazine biosynthesis protein — MKQRIYQVDAFTNRIFGGNPAAICPLGQWLSDEIMQKIAMENNLAETAFYVKKGEQYEIRWFTPTVEVDLCGHATLASAFVLFNYEDHLGDTIHFHSHRSGSLTVTRNDEHLTMNFPRDIYESIELTENITAGFNIKPRLAFKGKTDYLLIYDTEDEIKHLSPNLEIISKLVGRGVIVSAKGDKVDFVSRFFAPQSGINEDPVTGSAHTTLTPFWAKILNKKELTAIQLSERTGFLNCKYLDDRVEISGQCKLYLSGEIEI, encoded by the coding sequence ATGAAACAAAGAATATATCAGGTAGATGCTTTTACCAACAGGATCTTTGGTGGAAATCCTGCTGCAATATGCCCGTTAGGACAATGGCTTAGCGATGAAATTATGCAGAAAATAGCAATGGAAAACAACCTTGCTGAAACAGCTTTTTACGTTAAGAAAGGCGAGCAATATGAAATCAGATGGTTTACACCTACTGTCGAGGTTGATTTATGCGGACACGCAACGCTTGCAAGTGCATTTGTTCTATTCAATTATGAAGACCATTTGGGGGATACAATCCATTTTCACTCACATAGAAGTGGCTCTCTGACTGTAACAAGGAATGATGAACATCTGACAATGAATTTCCCCCGTGATATATACGAAAGTATTGAACTGACTGAAAATATAACAGCAGGATTTAATATCAAGCCCCGTTTGGCATTCAAAGGTAAGACAGACTATTTACTAATATATGATACTGAGGATGAAATAAAACATCTTTCCCCTAACTTAGAGATAATCTCAAAACTAGTGGGAAGAGGTGTTATTGTTTCGGCTAAAGGAGATAAAGTCGACTTCGTTTCAAGATTTTTTGCTCCCCAATCAGGGATAAATGAAGATCCGGTAACAGGCTCTGCCCATACTACCTTAACTCCTTTTTGGGCCAAGATTCTCAATAAAAAAGAGCTGACAGCCATACAGTTGTCTGAACGGACAGGTTTTTTGAATTGTAAATATCTGGATGATAGAGTTGAAATCAGTGGACAATGCAAATTGTATTTGTCTGGTGAAATAGAAATATGA
- a CDS encoding LacI family DNA-binding transcriptional regulator, with protein sequence MNKLPDRIRIKDIARLADVSVGTVDRVIHGRSGVSEISRQRVEEILKQLDYQPNMYASALASNKKYVFCCLLPQHLKGEYWTAVETGISEALANYSDFNTSAHMFYYDPYNYHSFVDAGKAILEAQPDGVLLAPTAPQYTKELTDALTEHNIPYIYIDSYIKEIPPLAFFGQHSHQSGYFAARVLMLLAGNEKEIVIFRKINEGIVGSNQQENREVGFIQYMKEHHPTCNILELNLHANKPDADNTMLDDFFQKYPTVRNGITFNSKAYIIGEYLQNRKTSFNLVGYDLLERNVSCLKQNSIAFLIAQQPELQGLNGIKALCDHLIFKKEVPCVNYMPIDLLTVETIDFYLKLPR encoded by the coding sequence ATGAATAAGCTGCCGGATAGAATCAGAATTAAAGATATTGCTCGCCTAGCGGACGTGTCGGTTGGTACCGTAGACCGTGTTATACATGGTCGAAGCGGTGTGTCAGAAATTAGTCGCCAACGTGTGGAAGAAATACTAAAACAATTAGATTACCAACCTAATATGTATGCCAGCGCACTCGCATCCAACAAAAAATACGTCTTCTGTTGCTTGCTGCCTCAACACCTCAAAGGTGAATATTGGACAGCTGTGGAAACAGGCATAAGTGAGGCTTTGGCCAATTATTCCGATTTCAACACCTCGGCACACATGTTCTACTATGATCCTTATAATTATCATTCATTTGTAGATGCCGGCAAAGCCATTCTCGAAGCACAACCGGACGGAGTTTTGCTTGCTCCTACTGCGCCACAATACACCAAAGAGCTCACAGATGCGCTCACCGAACACAATATACCTTATATATATATAGATTCGTATATAAAAGAAATACCTCCTTTGGCATTCTTCGGACAACATTCCCATCAAAGCGGATATTTTGCTGCACGCGTACTGATGTTGCTAGCCGGCAATGAGAAAGAAATTGTTATTTTCCGCAAGATAAATGAAGGTATAGTGGGGTCTAATCAACAAGAAAATCGTGAGGTAGGATTTATACAATACATGAAGGAACACCATCCTACATGTAACATCCTTGAGCTTAACTTGCATGCAAATAAACCGGATGCAGATAACACCATGCTTGATGATTTTTTCCAGAAATATCCCACAGTACGTAATGGTATCACCTTTAACTCAAAAGCTTATATCATAGGTGAGTATCTACAAAACAGAAAGACCTCGTTTAATTTAGTGGGCTACGACTTATTGGAACGGAATGTGTCGTGTTTAAAACAAAACAGCATTGCATTCCTCATCGCTCAACAACCTGAATTACAGGGATTAAACGGAATTAAAGCATTGTGCGACCATCTTATCTTTAAAAAAGAAGTGCCTTGCGTTAATTACATGCCAATTGATCTTTTAACGGTAGAGACCATCGATTTCTACTTGAAATTACCCAGATAA
- a CDS encoding Na+/H+ antiporter NhaC family protein, whose protein sequence is MSEEKTVHRKSGLWALSPLFVFLCLYLVTSIVVNDFYKVPITVAFLASSCYAIAITKGLSLEHRIYQFSVGASNKNIMLMIWIFVLAGAFAQSAKQMGAIDAAVNLTLYILPDNLLLAGISIASCFISLSIGTSVGTIVALTPVAIGLAEKTGIDLSFIVGIVVGGSFFGDNLSFISDTTIAATKTQECVMRDKFRVNSMIVVPAAIIVLGIYVFQGLSVTAPPQTQDIEWLKVLPYLIVLGTAVAGMNVMLVLLIGIISTGIVGLTTGSFGFFDWFGSMGSGIIGMGELIIVTLLAGGMLETIRYNGGIDYIIAALTKHVKGKRGAEFSIAALVSIANLCTANNTIAIITTGPIAKDIAIKFHLDRRKTASILDTFSCFIQGIIPYGAQMLIAAGLANISPISIIGNLYYPFAMGLFAIMAILFRYPRRYS, encoded by the coding sequence ATGAGCGAAGAAAAAACGGTGCACCGCAAATCAGGTTTATGGGCCCTAAGTCCCCTATTTGTTTTTCTGTGTCTTTACCTAGTCACATCTATCGTTGTAAACGACTTCTATAAAGTCCCCATCACAGTCGCTTTTTTGGCTTCCTCGTGCTATGCCATTGCCATTACCAAGGGGTTAAGTTTAGAGCATCGTATCTATCAGTTTTCCGTTGGCGCATCCAACAAGAACATCATGCTCATGATATGGATATTCGTCTTGGCAGGAGCTTTCGCCCAAAGTGCCAAACAGATGGGTGCCATTGATGCAGCAGTCAACCTGACACTATATATACTGCCGGATAACCTTCTGTTGGCCGGTATCTCCATTGCATCGTGCTTCATCTCCCTTTCCATCGGCACAAGTGTAGGCACTATCGTAGCACTAACACCAGTAGCCATTGGACTGGCAGAGAAAACAGGCATTGATCTGTCTTTCATAGTGGGCATCGTTGTGGGCGGATCTTTCTTTGGCGATAACCTTTCGTTTATCTCCGACACTACCATTGCAGCAACCAAAACTCAAGAATGTGTAATGCGTGATAAGTTTCGTGTCAACTCTATGATCGTTGTCCCGGCTGCTATTATCGTTCTGGGCATTTATGTTTTTCAAGGTCTATCCGTAACTGCGCCTCCACAAACTCAGGACATTGAATGGCTGAAAGTATTACCTTACCTTATCGTACTGGGTACCGCCGTAGCCGGAATGAACGTGATGTTAGTACTCCTCATCGGTATAATTTCTACAGGTATCGTAGGCTTAACAACTGGTAGCTTCGGCTTTTTCGATTGGTTTGGTTCCATGGGAAGCGGAATTATCGGTATGGGTGAATTGATTATTGTTACCCTACTAGCAGGTGGTATGCTCGAGACCATTCGCTACAACGGAGGAATCGACTATATCATTGCCGCCCTAACCAAACACGTAAAAGGCAAACGTGGTGCCGAGTTCAGCATTGCCGCACTGGTGAGCATTGCCAATCTGTGCACAGCCAACAACACCATCGCCATTATCACCACAGGCCCCATCGCCAAAGATATAGCCATAAAGTTTCACTTAGATCGTCGTAAAACAGCCAGCATACTCGATACCTTTTCCTGCTTTATTCAAGGAATCATCCCTTATGGCGCACAAATGCTTATTGCTGCCGGATTGGCAAACATCTCCCCTATCAGCATCATCGGTAATTTGTATTACCCTTTTGCTATGGGATTATTTGCCATTATGGCCATTCTATTCCGCTATCCCAGACGATATTCGTAA
- a CDS encoding Crp/Fnr family transcriptional regulator — MANLEKIQENISSIITLNQEEWLAVATVLETKFIKKNDFFLQEKQICTSIAFVDKGVLIYYKTLDNANEVTTDFAFDNEWVTNNHSRLNATPSLLNIKAIEDSELLVIQQKDLLNLYNKIPRLERFGRLLMEQAYVKLVELSVDLQTLSAKDRYSKLLQSYPEIFQRVPLHHIANYLGVAPKSLSRIRNTIFSKK, encoded by the coding sequence ATGGCTAATCTAGAAAAAATACAGGAGAATATTAGCTCAATCATAACTCTTAATCAAGAAGAATGGTTGGCAGTAGCCACTGTACTAGAAACAAAGTTTATTAAGAAGAATGATTTCTTTTTGCAAGAAAAGCAAATTTGTACTTCCATTGCATTTGTAGATAAAGGGGTCTTAATTTATTATAAGACTCTTGATAATGCGAATGAGGTTACAACCGATTTTGCTTTTGACAATGAATGGGTAACAAATAATCATAGCCGTTTAAACGCCACTCCCTCCCTACTTAATATTAAAGCTATTGAAGATTCCGAACTTTTAGTCATACAGCAAAAAGACTTATTAAACCTCTATAATAAAATTCCGAGATTGGAACGCTTTGGCCGCCTCCTAATGGAACAAGCATACGTAAAACTAGTAGAATTAAGTGTTGACTTGCAAACATTATCCGCAAAAGACAGGTATAGCAAACTGTTACAAAGCTATCCTGAAATATTCCAAAGAGTTCCGCTCCACCACATCGCGAATTATTTAGGTGTTGCCCCCAAATCATTAAGCCGCATTCGCAATACTATTTTCTCTAAAAAATGA
- a CDS encoding 30S ribosomal protein S16, which produces MATKIRLQRHGRKSYAFYSIVIADSRAPRDGKFTEKLGTYNPNTNPATVDLNFDSALSWVLKGAQPTDTVRTILSNEGIYMKKHLLGGVTKGAFGEAEAEAKFEAWKANKQTGLSALKAKQEADAKADAKARFEAEKKVNEAKAKVLAEKKAAEEAANAPAPVVVEEAPVEKVAPAEETVAPVEETAPVAEVATEEAPAAEAKAE; this is translated from the coding sequence ATGGCAACTAAAATCAGATTGCAAAGACACGGACGTAAAAGTTACGCGTTCTATTCAATTGTAATTGCAGACAGCAGAGCACCACGTGATGGTAAATTTACAGAGAAGCTTGGTACATACAACCCAAACACCAATCCTGCTACAGTAGATTTGAATTTCGACAGTGCATTATCATGGGTTTTGAAAGGTGCACAACCTACGGACACAGTTCGTACTATTCTTTCTAACGAAGGAATTTACATGAAAAAACACCTCCTTGGTGGTGTTACAAAAGGCGCATTTGGCGAAGCAGAAGCAGAAGCTAAATTTGAAGCATGGAAAGCCAACAAGCAAACAGGTCTGTCTGCTTTGAAAGCTAAACAAGAAGCTGATGCAAAAGCTGATGCAAAAGCACGTTTTGAAGCTGAAAAGAAAGTAAACGAAGCTAAAGCAAAAGTTCTTGCAGAGAAAAAAGCTGCAGAAGAAGCTGCTAACGCTCCTGCTCCAGTAGTAGTTGAAGAAGCGCCTGTAGAAAAAGTTGCTCCTGCGGAAGAAACTGTTGCACCAGTAGAAGAAACAGCTCCAGTTGCAGAAGTTGCTACTGAAGAAGCACCAGCTGCTGAAGCTAAAGCTGAATAA